The Centroberyx gerrardi isolate f3 chromosome 7, fCenGer3.hap1.cur.20231027, whole genome shotgun sequence genome contains a region encoding:
- the LOC139929817 gene encoding E3 ubiquitin-protein ligase TRIM35-like: MALRPRASSQPGKPSFLHSPKVALSLRPRAVSSRSGSMLEEELSCPICCEIFKDPVVLKCSHSFCRACLQQFWNKKKARRECPVCRRKCSLTEPTVSLALKNVADTFLREQERQAATGTSGAGAGAGGTGDQAGMAEVKCLAHGEVLKLFCQDDSEVLCCVCHTSKRHQGHRVCPLEEGAQDLKGELKNELIPLKKSLRRLYEAKQECDDTTVHIKTQSQATERQIREQFEQLRQFLQKEETDRLATLQEEDEEKKQLVKKKSDSITRDILTLSHAVIAIENEIASSDALFLQNYNNTKKRAQISQKDPEKVSGAVINVAKHVSSLKYQVWEKMVELVQYTPVTLDPNTAYSWLSLSKDLTSVANSGSVQQLPDNPERFGHFVFVLGSEGFVSGRHAWEVEVGDKVDWMLGVVKESINRKGRISGCPEGGFWMISHCEGEYSAMTRPCTPLQLQGELTRVRVQLDYDSGEVTFSNPVSMTPIYTFNDFFTEKMFPFFCPGANINGNNPCPLKICPAKVAVWNSATW; encoded by the exons ATGGCGTTGCGTCCACGTGCTTCCTCCCAGCCTGGGAAACCTTCCTTCCTCCACAGTCCCAAGGTAGCCTTGTCCCTTCGACCGCGGGCTGTTTCCTCGCGCTCAGGCTCCATGCTGGAAGAAGAGCTCTCCTGTCCCATCTGCTGCGAGATCTTCAAGGACCCCGTGGTGCTGAAGTGCAGCCACAGCTTCTGCCGGGCCTGTCTGCAGCAGTTCTGGAACAAGAAGAAGGCCCGGCGCGAGTGTCCCGTCTGCAGGAGGAAGTGCTCGCTGACGGAGCCCACGGTCAGCCTGGCCCTGAAGAACGTGGCCGACACCTTCCTGAGGGAGCAGGAGCGCCAGGCGGCCACAGGCACCtcaggggcaggggcaggggcgGGCGGGACGGGGGACCAGGCAGGGATGGCGGAGGTCAAGTGCCTCGCACACGGGGAGGTTCTCAAGCTCTTCTGCCAGGACGACTCGGAggtcctctgctgtgtgtgtcacacCTCCAAGAGGCACCAGGGCCACAGAGTGTGTCCCTTGGAAGAGGGAGCTCAGGACCTCAAG GGAGAGCTGAAGAACGAGCTGATTCCTCTGAAGAAGAGCTTGCGTCGCCTGTATGAAGCCAAGCAGGAGTGTGATGACACAACTGTGCACATCAAG ACCCAGAGCCAGGCTACGGAGAGGCAGATCAGAGAGCAGTTTGAACAGCTCCGTCAGTTCCTCCAGAAGGAGGAGACGGACAGACTGGCcaccctgcaggaggaggacgaggagaagAAACAGCTGGTGAAGAAGAAGTCAGATAGCATCACCAGAGAcatcctcaccctctctcacgcTGTCATTGCCATTGAGAATGAGATCGCGTCCAGTGATGCTCTCTTTCTTCAG AACTATAACAATACCAAGAAGAG AGCTCAGATCAGCCAGAAGGATCCAGAAAAGGTGTCAGGTGCTGTCATAAATGTGGCCAAGCATGTGAGTTCCCTCAAGTACCAGGTCTGGGAGAAGATGGTGGAGCTGGTTCAGTACA CCCCTGTCACCCTGGACCCCAACACGGCCTACTCCTGGTTGTCCCTGTCCAAAGACCTGACCAGTGTGGCCAACAGCGGGTCTGTCCAGCAGCTCCCGGACAACCCTGAGCGCTTTGGccactttgtgtttgtgctgggCTCAGAGGGCTTCGTCTCGGGCCGCCACGcctgggaggtggaggtgggcgACAAGGTGGACTGGATGCTCGGGGTGGTGAAGGAGTCCATAAACAGGAAGGGCCGCATCTCGGGCTGTCCAGAGGGCGGCTTTTGGATGATTTCGCACTGCGAGGGCGAGTACTCGGCCATGACGCGGCCCTGCACCCCTCTGCAGCTGCAGGGGGAGCTGACCAGAGTCCGGGTGCAGCTGGACTACGACTCTGGAGAGGTGACCTTCTCCAACCCGGTCAGCATGACGCCCATCTACACCTTCAACGACTTCTTCACTGAGAAGATGTTCCCCTTCTTCTGCCCCGGAGCCAACATCAATGGGAATAACCCCTGCCCCCTTAAGATCTGCCCCGCCAAAGTGGCTGTATGGAACAGCGCCACCTGGTGA
- the LOC139929818 gene encoding C-signal-like: MAAQPCSVLITGANRGLGLEMVKQMVEAPRPVGKLFASCRDPDGPKAEALQTLAKKHPNVITVVRLDATDLCSIKQCAQQVGSLVGPGGLNLLVNNAGVLARGTMQTTSPQDMQAVFSTNVLGPMNITKEFLPHLQAAAKASGTPGMSCSKAAVISISSVMGSMATVKDSYAHHPAISYRISKAGLNMLMLCASEEVRKDEILSAVLHPGWVRTDMGGEGGAIDAPESVEGLLRVMDSLTEKQTGAFLDYRGKPIPW, translated from the exons ATGGCAGCTCAACCGTGCAGCGTGCTTATCACCGGAGCCAACCGAGGCCTGGGCCTGGAGATGGTTAAGCAAATGGTGGAAGCGCCCCGTCCAGTGGGGAAGCTGTTTGCCTCCTGCAGGGACCCAGACGGACCCAAAGCCGAG GCCTTGCAAACACTGGCAAAGAAGCACCCTAATGTCATCACCGTCGTCCGTCTGG acgcCACTGACCTTTGTAGCATAAAACAGTGTGCCCAGCAGGTGGGCTCTCTGGTGGGGCCGGGCGGTCTGAACCTGCTGGTTAACAATGCGGGGGTCCTGGCCCGCGGCACCATGCAGACCACCAGTCCACAGGACATGCAGGCCGTGTTCAGCACCAACGTTTTGGGCCCCATGAACATCACTAAA GAGTTCCTGCCTCACCTACAAGCAGCAGCCAAGGCCAGTGGGACACCTGGGATGTCCTGCAGCAAAGCAGCCGTCATCAGCATCTCCTCAGTAATGGGTTCCATGGCAACCGTCAAAGATTCATATGCCCACCACCCTGCCATCTCCTACCGGATCAGCAAG GCAGGTTTGAACATGCTGATGCTGTGTGCTTCAGAGGAGGTCAGGAAGGATGAGATCCTGTCTGCTGTCCTGCACCCTGGCTGGGTGCGCACCGACATGGGTGGGGAAGGG GGGGCGATCGACGCTCCAGAGAGTGTGGAGGGGCTGCTGAGAGTGATGGACTCCCTGACTGAGAAGCAGACTGGAGCCTTCCTGGATTACAGGGGCAAGCCCATACCCTGGTAG